Proteins encoded by one window of Prevotella nigrescens:
- a CDS encoding TlpA family protein disulfide reductase, giving the protein MKKIFLAALLAAQVLTGFAQSQDFKPYEEKMNKLYAEFTALNNEYAALRQKDPKTMTDADKQNIERIMAKGDSLSEVHTALTLEIVKNFRDTKYPAKYIADAFSGFTYEQLKDALAPTSGYYKEESLKPAKEYLAMLELRRPGLMYTDLVMKDMNDKEIKLSQYAGKGNYVFVDFWASWCGPCRAEMPNVVEAYKKYHSKGLEIVGVSFDQKKDAWTAAVKNLGMEWPQMSDLKGWQCAAGKVYGIRSIPSNILLDPQGKIVASDLRGEDLQKRLAEIYK; this is encoded by the coding sequence ATGAAGAAAATTTTTTTAGCTGCACTTTTAGCTGCACAAGTACTTACAGGCTTTGCCCAGTCGCAAGACTTCAAGCCTTACGAAGAGAAAATGAACAAGCTTTATGCAGAGTTTACCGCCTTAAACAACGAGTATGCAGCGTTGCGGCAAAAGGACCCGAAGACCATGACCGATGCCGACAAGCAGAACATTGAACGCATCATGGCTAAAGGCGACTCGCTCTCCGAGGTACATACCGCCCTTACGCTTGAGATTGTAAAGAACTTCAGAGACACGAAATATCCTGCCAAGTATATTGCCGACGCATTCTCGGGATTCACTTACGAACAACTGAAAGACGCGCTGGCACCAACAAGCGGCTACTATAAAGAGGAGTCTTTAAAGCCAGCCAAAGAGTATCTTGCAATGTTGGAGCTTCGCCGTCCGGGTCTGATGTACACCGATTTGGTCATGAAGGACATGAACGACAAGGAGATTAAGCTGAGCCAATATGCCGGCAAAGGCAACTATGTGTTTGTAGACTTCTGGGCAAGCTGGTGCGGTCCATGCCGTGCAGAGATGCCAAACGTAGTAGAGGCTTACAAGAAATACCATTCAAAGGGTCTGGAGATTGTAGGTGTCAGCTTCGACCAGAAGAAAGATGCATGGACTGCTGCAGTGAAGAACCTTGGCATGGAGTGGCCACAAATGTCCGACCTGAAGGGCTGGCAGTGTGCAGCCGGAAAGGTTTATGGCATTCGCTCTATCCCTTCAAACATCTTGTTAGACCCACAAGGCAAGATTGTTGCAAGCGACTTACGTGGCGAAGACTTGCAGAAGAGGTTGGCAGAGATTTACAAATAA
- a CDS encoding queuosine precursor transporter encodes MIKTRQQVSVLFMLFSILFCVCLIAANILETKQISVLGISLTGGLIVFPISYIINDCVCEVWGFRKARLLIWTGFAMNFFFVSMGALCDWIPGAPYWTNDAGFHAIFGLAPRVAAASFVAFIVGSFANAYVMSKMKIRDGGRHFSWRAILSTIAGEGLDSLIFFPLALGGVVPAEELPKLMLWQVLLKTLYEVIALPLTIRVVKKLKQHEGEDTYDNGVNYSIWKIFSLG; translated from the coding sequence ATGATAAAGACAAGACAACAAGTGAGTGTGCTGTTTATGCTTTTCAGCATTCTCTTCTGTGTTTGCTTGATAGCAGCAAACATTCTCGAAACAAAGCAAATCTCTGTGTTGGGTATCTCATTGACGGGCGGGCTCATCGTCTTTCCAATCTCCTACATCATCAACGACTGTGTCTGCGAGGTGTGGGGATTTCGGAAGGCACGACTGCTGATATGGACGGGGTTCGCCATGAACTTCTTCTTCGTGTCCATGGGAGCGTTGTGCGACTGGATTCCGGGTGCCCCCTATTGGACGAATGATGCAGGTTTCCACGCCATCTTTGGTCTTGCACCACGCGTTGCCGCAGCTTCCTTCGTGGCTTTTATAGTAGGTTCGTTTGCCAATGCCTACGTGATGAGCAAGATGAAGATTCGCGACGGCGGCAGACATTTCTCGTGGCGAGCCATCTTGAGCACCATTGCAGGCGAGGGCTTGGATTCTCTTATCTTCTTTCCGCTGGCTTTAGGTGGGGTTGTTCCAGCCGAGGAATTGCCAAAGTTGATGCTCTGGCAGGTATTGCTGAAAACCCTTTACGAGGTCATCGCGCTGCCTTTGACCATACGTGTTGTGAAGAAGCTGAAGCAACACGAAGGCGAAGATACTTACGACAATGGCGTGAACTACAGCATTTGGAAGATATTCAGCTTAGGTTAA